Proteins encoded together in one Vitis vinifera cultivar Pinot Noir 40024 chromosome 4, ASM3070453v1 window:
- the LOC100268089 gene encoding BURP domain protein RD22 has protein sequence MQYERVYGNPQKAGGSSVSAGKNSPNLQQGHQDGTSTGNVFLEKDLHPGTKMMVRFTKTSSAAHFLPQQVAESIPFSSNKLPEILNQFSVKENSAEAKIIQKTIEECEKPAIEGEEKYCARSLESLINFSTSKLGKNIRALPNVVEGEIQEYKFGKGAKMLGEKSVVCHQLNYPYAVALCHAFHMTKIYKVPLVGADGTRVQALAVCHEDTSIWDPNALAFQVLKVKPGTWPICHFLPNGHFVWVPN, from the coding sequence ATGCAATACGAGAGGGTCTATGGAAATCCTCAAAAAGCAGGCGGAAGTTCTGTAAGCGCGGGCAAAAATAGTCCAAACTTGCAACAAGGACACCAAGATGGTACCAGTACAGGTAATGTGTTCTTGGAAAAAGACCTGCATCCTGGGACTAAAATGATGGTGCGCTTCACAAAAACCTCAAGTGCAGCTCATTTCTTGCCCCAGCAAGTTGCTGAATCCATACCTTTTTCATCAAACAAGCTACCAGAAATTTTGAATCAGTTCTCAGTGAAAGAAAACTCCGCAGAAGCCAAGATAATACAGAAAACAATAGAAGAATGTGAGAAACCGGCCATAGAAGGAGAAGAGAAGTACTGTGCGAGATCGCTGGAGTCCCTAATCAATTTCAGCACTTCAAAGCTTGGAAAAAACATTAGAGCACTCCCAAATGTTGTGGAAGGGGAAATCCAGGAATATAAATTTGGAAAGGGAGCGAAGATGCTTGGAGAGAAATCAGTGGTGTGCCACCAGCTGAACTATCCATATGCTGTGGCTCTTTGCCATGCATTTCACATGACAAAAATTTACAAGGTTCCATTGGTGGGAGCTGATGGAACCAGAGTTCAAGCTTTAGCAGTATGTCATGAGGACACTTCCATTTGGGACCCAAATGCTTTGGCTTTTCAAGTGCTCAAAGTTAAGCCAGGAACTTGGCCCATCTGTCATTTCCTTCCCAATGGTCATTTTGTGTGGGTTCCAAACTAG
- the LOC132253603 gene encoding BURP domain-containing protein 3-like has protein sequence MRRSSTDAQKHASSIAEYEAVYGNPQKVEGSPINSHKDASSIAGYDAVYGNPQKARGSSIKAHNDANSVAAYDAVYGNPQKLGGSSIKAHNDANSVAGYDAVYGNPQKLGGSSTNAHDKDASAIAGYDAVYGSTQKQGDASPIAGYDAVYGSTRKQGDASPIAGYDAVYGSTKKQGDASPIAGYDAVYGSTQKQGDASPIAGYDAVYGTSQKAEGSSINVHKDASSIAGYDAVYGNSQQKAGGSSINAYKDSSPVAGYDAVNVFLEKDLHPGTKMAVRFTKTSSAAHFLPHQVAESIPFSSNKLPEILKRFSVKENSAEAQIIQKTIKQCETPAIVGEVKYCARSLESLIDFSTSRLGKNIRVLSNEVEADIQEYKFGEGVKMVGEKSVVCHQLNYPYAVAFCHTLHMTKIYMVPLVGADGTGVEAVAVCHRDTSTWDPKALVFQSLKVKPGTLPICHFLPNGHTVWVPK, from the exons ATga GAAGAAGTTCTACCGATGCTCAAAAGCATGCTAGCTCGATTGCCGAATATGAAGCAGTCTATGGAAACCCTCAAAAAGTAGAAGGAAGTCCTATCAATTCTCACAAGGATGCTAGCTCAATTGCCGGATATGATGCAGTCTATGGAAACCCTCAGAAAGCTAGAGGAAGTTCTATCAAGGCTCACAATGATGCTAACTCAGTTGCCGCATATGATGCAGTCTACGGAAACCCTCAAAAATTAGGAGGAAGTTCTATCAAAGCTCACAATGATGCTAACTCCGTTGCCGGTTATGATGCAGTCTATGGAAACCCTCAAAAATTAGGAGGAAGTTCTACCAATGCTCATGACAAAGATGCTAGCGCAATTGCTGGATATGATGCAGTCTATGGAAGCACTCAAAAACAAGGGGATGCTAGTCCAATTGCTGGATATGATGCAGTCTATGGAAGCACTCGAAAACAAGGGGATGCTAGTCCAATTGCTGGGTATGATGCAGTCTATGGAAGCACTAAAAAACAAGGGGATGCTAGTCCAATTGCTGGCTATGATGCAGTCTATGGAAGCACTCAAAAACAAGGGGATGCTAGTCCAATTGCTGGATATGATGCAGTCTATGGAACCTCTCAAAAAGCAGAAGGAAGTTCCATCAATGTTCACAAGGATGCTAGCTCAATTGCCGGATATGATGCAGTCTATGGAAACTCTCAACAAAAAGCAGGAGGAAGTTCTATCAATGCTTACAAAGATTCTAGCCCAGTTGCGGGGTATGATGCAGTTAATGTGTTTTTGGAAAAAGACCTGCATCCTGGGACAAAAATGGCGGTGCGCTTCACAAAAACCTCAAGTGCAGCTCATTTCTTGCCCCATCAAGTTGCTGAATCCATACCTTTTTCATCAAACAAGCTACCAGAAATTTTGAAGCGATTCTCCGTGAAAGAAAACTCCGCAGAAGCCCAGATAATAcagaaaacaataaaacaatgtGAGACGCCTGCCATAGTAGGAGAAGTTAAGTACTGTGCGAGGTCCTTGGAGTCCCTAATTGATTTCAGCACTTCAAGGCTGGGAAAAAACATTCGAGTTCTCTCCAATGAGGTGGAAGCGGATATCCAGGAGTATAAATTTGGAGAGGGAGTGAAGATGGTGGGAGAGAAATCAGTGGTGTGCCACCAGCTGAACTATCCATATGCTGTGGCATTCTGCCATACACTTCACATGACAAAGATTTACATGGTTCCATTGGTGGGTGCTGATGGAACCGGAGTTGAAGCTGTAGCAGTTTGTCACCGGGACACGTCAACTTGGGACCCAAAGGCTTTGGTCTTTCAAAGCCTCAAAGTTAAGCCAGGAACTTTGCCCATCTGCCATTTCCTTCCCAATGGTCATACTGTCTGGGTTCCAAAGTAG